A region from the Musa acuminata AAA Group cultivar baxijiao chromosome BXJ1-10, Cavendish_Baxijiao_AAA, whole genome shotgun sequence genome encodes:
- the LOC135595493 gene encoding phosphatidylserine decarboxylase proenzyme 2-like, translating into MGHGSSRADASDDSSGDGHARHHHSRFSRFRRRFRTNRHDHGSDPPLVKNLAADDFAGIARIEIISAEMQFKDRWFACLSLGERTYRTETSDHTEKPIWRSEKKLVLEKDGPTIARISVIETNRLSKNNLVGYCEINLLEVLSQESENNIEELSLLDPSSSSTTVGSISILCYVEDPIETEKFFARRILSVVDLNGDGKLSYSEFAELINAFGNQVAAIKTEDLFKQADKNGDGVVDLDELATLIAVQQENEPLINNCPVCGESLGKLDKLNDMIHMTLCFDEGTGNQVMTGGFLTDKEASYGWIFKLSEWAHVSSYDIGLRSGSSASHILVVDRRTKGLVEEIIDGKIVLSMRAIYQSKVGLTLINTGVKDLLQNISEKQGKRMNSHESAKDIPKFIEFFKGQLKMDEAKYPIEYFKTFNEFFIRELKPGARPIAYPEHDDIAICGADCRLMAFNSANESLRFWIKGRKFSIQGLLGKDTCSSTFVDGSLVIFRLAPQDYHRFHVPVSGTIESFVDIPGYLYTVNPIAVNSKYCNVFTENKRVVSIISTSEFGKVAFVAIGATMVGSITFTKNEGDYVHKGDEFGYFSFGGSTVICVFEKDAIQIDEDLLSNSERSLETLVSVGMRLGISKRSGRIDELPNMETCKLEA; encoded by the exons ATGGGTCACGGAAGCTCGCGAGCCGACGCGTCCGACGACTCCTCCGGCGATGGCCACGCTCGCCACCATCACTCCCGCTTCTCCCGGTTCCGGCGGCGCTTCCGGACCAACCGACACGACCACGGCTCCGACCCCCCGCTCGTCAAGAACCTCGCCGCCGACGATTTCGCAGGGATCGCCCGCATCGAGATCATCAGC GCGGAGATGCAGTTCAAGGATCGGTGGTTCGCCTGCTTGTCGTTGGGAGAGCGTACGTACCGCACGGAGACCTCAGATCA CACTGAGAAGCCCATCTGGAGATCA GAAAAGAAACTTGTGTTGGAAAAAGATGGACCGACTATTGCTCGTATATCAGTAATTGAG ACAAATAGGTTATCCAAGAATAATCTCGTTGGATACTGTGAAATCAATCTCTTGGAAGTGCTAAGTCAA GAATCAGAGAACAACATTGAAGAACTTAGCCTCTTAGACCCATCTTCATCAAGTACAACAGTGGGTAGTATATCTATTTTGTGTTATGTTGAG GATCCAATTGAAACAGAAAAATTCTTCGCACGTCGTATCTTATCTGTTGTG GATTTGAACGGAGATGGCAAACTATCATATTCTGAATTTGCCGAATTGATCAATGCATTTGGCAATCAAGTGGCTGCTATCAAG ACGGAAGATCTTTTCAAGCAAGCAGACAAGAATGGTGATGGTGTAGTTGACTTGGATGAGTTAGCAACACTGATAGCTGTTCAACAAGAAAA TGAACCACTGATCAATAACTGCCCTGTATGTGGTGAGAGTCTTGGAAAGCTTGACAAGTTGAATGATATGATCCATATGACATTATGCTTTGATGAGGGAACTGGAAATCAGGTTATGACTGGTGGATTTCTAACAGATAAGGAAGCATCTTATGG GTGGATATTCAAACTTAGTGAGTGGGCCCATGTTTCATCATATGACATTGGTCTGCGTTCTGGATCCAGTGCCTCACATATTTTG GTTGTTGATCGAAGAACAAAGGGATTGGTTGAAGAAATAATAGATGGAAAGATAGTTCTGTCCATGAGAGCAATATATCAATCAAAAGTAGGCTTGACACTTATAAATACAG GAGTTAAGGACCTCTTACAAAACATCTCAGAGAAGCAGGGGAAGCGGATGAATTCACATGAATCTGCCAAAGACATACCAAAGTTCATTGAATTCTTTAAA GGTCAACTTAAAATGGATGAGGCCAAGTATCCAATTGAATATTTCAAG ACCTTTAACGAGTTCTTTATACGAGAGTTGAAGCCTGGTGCAAGACCAATCGCTTACCCTGAACATGATGACATTGCTATCTGTGGAGCTGATTGCCGCCTGATGGCTTTTAATTCTGCTAATGAGAGTTTAAGGTTTTGGATTAAG GGCCGAAAGTTCTCTATTCAAGGCCTTCTAGGGAAGGATACATGCTCTAGTACCTTTGTTGATGGATCTTTAGTAATTTTTCGACTGGCTCCACAG GATTACCATCGTTTCCATGTTCCTGTCTCTGGTACAATCGAAAGTTTTGTTGATATTCCAGGATATTTATATACA GTGAACCCAATTGCTGTAAACAGTAAGTACTGTAATGTTTTCACCGAGAACAAACGAGTTGTATCTATCATCTCAACCTCAGAATTTGGGAAG GTGGCATTTGTTGCAATTGGAGCTACAATGGTAGGAAGCATTACCTTTACAAAGAATGAGGGTGACTATGTCCATAAAGGAGATGag TTTGGGTATTTTTCATTTGGTGGAAGCACTGTGATATGTGTCTTCGAAAAG GACGCCATTCAGATAGACGAGGACCTTCTTTCAAACAGTGAAAGATCACTCGAGACTCTAGTTTCTGTAGGTATGAGATTAGGCATCTCCAAAAGGTCCGGAAGAATAGATGAACTGCCAAATATGGAAACATGCAAGTTAGAAGCATGA